In Pseudomonas saponiphila, the genomic stretch GGAGCCCGGTTTCAACGACCGGGCCCGGGACCGCGACATCGTGATCCATGCCGCCGACTACGTGAACCCCTTGTGGAGCCAGCGCCAGGGCCGCATCGGCCGCAGCCAGGGCTGCCCGGCGGTGCGCCCGCAAGTGGCGCGCCAGGTGATAGACAAGCTCAAGGATGGCCAGTTCATGTTCTCCTGGTATCCGGACCAGCGCTGGCTGAAATCCTCGGCCTACCTCAACTGCCAGCCGCGCCAGGTGGCGAGCATCCTCAGTGCCAATGGCGGCTGAGCAAACGCGCTGAGCGCAGCGGCCAGCCCGCTGCCGGGTTGCGCCGAGCGCCGGCAACAAGATACCGTTGCCGACCTGGAACGCCACCTCACCCGAGCCGGACCTCATGCCTTCAGCGCACAGCCTGCTTCTCCATCATCCCGGACCACGCCCGGCGTTCTACCGAGTCGCCGAACACCTGTGGGGCGCCGGTTGCAATGTGGACTCCGATGGCGACAGCAGAACCCCCGACGATCAGCAGTGGACCGAGCTGACCCTGATACTGCGCGACTCCGGCGGGCAACGCCTGGACATCGACCCGCTGTCCATGGAGCCCCTGGTCTTGCTGATCCGCGCTTCTCAGGCGGATCTGGGCGCCAGGGCCGCGCACTTCATCCAGTCGGTGGCAGGCGGCACCCTCCAGGCACACATCACGGACCGATAAGGAGCGGGCCCCGCCCTCTGGCAAAGGCCCTCCTTCCCCTACTGGCAGCGCTTTCATGAATCCACCCGAGATCGACTTTTTCCCCGGCTTCATCGCCGACCCGCAGCGGCTGTTCGACCATCTCAAGAATGGCGTGCAGTGGGACGAGCGCATGCGTGCGCGCAAGACCGCCAGCTTCGGGGCGCCCTATGACTACTCGCAGATCACCTACCCGGCGGTGCCGATGCCCGAGGCCCTGGCACAGCTGTGCGGGCCGATCGAGCAACGGCTGGGCTTTCGTCCCAACAACTGCCTGCTCAACTTCTACCCCGACGGGCAGTCCTCCATGGGCTTTCACTCCGACGCCAACGAACAACTGGTGGAAGGCACCGGGGTGGTGATCGTCTCCCTGGGTCACGCGCGGGCCATGGTGTTCCGGCACAAGCAAAGCGGTGCCACCTTCGACTACACGCTGGCCAGCGGCTCACTGCTGCACATGTCCGACGAACTGCAGAAACACTGGCTGCACGCGATCCCCAAGGCGCCGGATGCGGGCGAACGCATCAGCCTGTCGTTTCGCCTGCTCAAGACCGCGTAGTGATGGACTCGGTCAGGATCGGCCCTTGACTCAAGGGCCGCGCCATCGACAATGCCCCGCTGTGATCACCGCTCGAATAGAGGCCCCATGCAGTTGCTTCCCTGGTCCTACGCCTGCCCCGAAGGCTTCACCCTGCGCGGCCTGCGCTCCGTACCTTCGGGCAAACCCTTGCTGCACTTTCTCCACGGCAACGGCTTTTGCTCCATGGCCTATCGTCCGCTGCTGGCCCTGCTGGCCGAGTCCTTCGACTTGTGGCTCAGCGATGTCCAGGGCCATGGCGACAGTGACCATGGCGGCCCGTTCCGCGGCTGGAACCGCACCGCGCAACTGGCCGCCGAGGCGTTCGAAGCTGGGCGCGGGGCCTACGCCGACGTGCCGTGCTACGCCGTCGGCCACAGTTTTGGCGGGGTACTCACCAGCCTGATCCTGGCCGAACGCCCGCAGCTGTTTCGCAAGGCCGTGCTGCTGGATCCGGTGATCTTCAGCCCGTCGATGATCAGTTCCTTGAGGCTGCTGTCGGCCCTGGGCCTCAATCGTCGCCACAGCCTGGCGCGCAAGGCCGCCGCTCGGCGCCAGCACTGGCCGGACCGCGCCGCGGCCAGGGCCAGCCTGGTCAACCGGGGGATCTTCAAGGGCTGGAGCGAAGACGCCCTGAACGCCTATGTCGAGTACGCGCTGAAGGACGACGGCCAGGGCGTGGCGCTCAAATGTGCTCCCGAACGCGAGGTGGACATCTTCAGCAGCTTCCCCCGGCACTTGTGGCGCTCCCTGCGTCAGGTGCAGACCCCGAGCCTGGTGATACACGGCCGCGACAGCTACCCCTACGTGGCCCGTTCGGTGAAACGCTGGGCAGCCCTCAATCGTCACCTGAGCACCCAGGTGATCGAGGGTCAGCACTGCTTCATGCAAGTCGACCCGGCAGCCAGCGCGCGGGCCATCCTGGGGTTTGTGCACCCCGAAGGCCGCTGAAAACCCCGCCGCAGGCCCCCCAGAATAGATGTCACCGTGATATCATTGCCCGGTTTCCCAGACCGGGCCGTGCATCCCGATCACCCCGGAACCCCTGGACAAGGCGCCGCCCAGACGCGCCTGCCACCCCCCGCCTTGTGTGCAAAAGACCGACGGCGCCATGGAGCCTGCTCCAGCGCGCGCCGCATTGATGCAAACCGCGATGCCTGTCGCCGGTTGTACTTTTTGCCGCCACAAGGAACACAGTCATGCTCTTGAGAACGATGAACATTTCCCGCCGTGCAGGGTTGAGCTTTGCCCTGATCGCCCTGCTGGCACTGGGCCTGGGGGGCTTCTCATTGCTGGAAATGCAGCGCATGAACCAGCAATCCCTTGAGGTCGACCAGAACTGGCAGCCATCCATCGTTGCCGCCAACGCCCTGGCCCTGACCAGCACCCAGATCCGCACCATCACCCTGCGCATGCTGGTAGTGCGTGACAGCAACGATGTACAGGCGCTGCTCAAGCGCGTCGGCGAGCTCGACGAGCAACTCGCCCACCAGCAAGGCGTCTACGAAAAACTGATCACCGAGGCCGAGGAGCGCACAGCCTATGAAGGCTTTCTCAGCGCCAAGGCGGCCTACAGCAAGGATCAGCATCAAGTGGTGGAACTGGTGCGCCAGGGACAGAAGCAAGCCGCCATCGATATCGTCGACGCCGGCCCGTACCTGGCCAACGCCGACACCATGCTCAAGGAGCTGCTGAAGATCATCGACACCAACACCCGCGGTGGCGTCGCCGCGGCCGAACACAGCAACGAGGTGTTCCAGGGTGCGATCAGCACCGTCGCGCTGATCATGCTGGTGGTGGTGACCCTGACCATCGCCCTGGCCCTGCTGCTGACCCGCAGCATCGTGCGCCCCCTGGGCCAGGCCGTGGCCGTGGCGGAAACCATCGCCAACGGCGACCTCGGCCAGAGCATCACGCTCAGCGGCAAGGACGAACCGGCGCGCCTGCTGCAAGCCCTGCAGACCATGCAGGCGAGCCTGCGCGGCACCCTGCAGCGGATTGCCGACTCCTCCAACCAACTGGCCTCGGCCGCCGAAGAACTGCACGCGGTCACCGAGCACTCCAGCCAGACCCTGCACCAGCAGAGCAATGAAGTGGAACAGGCCGCCACCGCCGTCAACGAAATGACCGCGGCCGTGGAGGAAGTGGCGCGCAACGCCGTGAGCACCTCACAAGCCTCCCAGGAAACCGACCGCACCGCCCACCACGGCCGCGAGCAGGTACAGCACACCGTGGACTCCATCGGCCAACTGGCGACGGACGTGACCCAGACCTGTGAACAGGTCGAGCACCTGGCGGCGGACGTGCGCAATATCGGTCAGGTCCTGGAAGTGATCCGCTCGATTGCCGAGCAGACCAACCTGCTGGCCCTCAACGCCGCCATCGAAGCCGCCCGGGCCGGGGACGCCGGACGCGGCTTTGCCGTGGTCGCCGACGAAGTGCGGGCCCTGGCCCATCGCACCCAGCAGTCGACCCAGGAGATCGAAAGCATGATCAACACCATCGAGGAAGGCACCGAGGGCGCGGTCAGCGCCATGCGCAACAGCAACGAGCGGGCGCACCTGACCCTGGAGGCAGCACGCGCTTCGGGGCTGGCCCTGGACCAGATCACCCAGGCCATCACCATGATCAACGAACGCAACCTGGTGATCGCCAGCGCCAGCGAAGAGCAGGCCCAGGTGGCCCGGGAAGTGGACCGCAATCTGGTCAATATCCGCGACCTCTCGACCCAGACCTCGGCCGGGGCCAACCAGAGCAATGCCGCCAGCCAGGAACTGTCGCGCCTGGCGGTAGACCTCAACGCCCTAGTGAATCAGTTCAAGCTGTAAGCCAGCAGCGGCAAGCTTCAAGCTTCAAGCTCAAAGCTTCAAACTTGCCGCTTGCCGCTTGCCGCTTCAGAACGCGTAACGCTCAATCACTTGCCGGACCTTGGCCAGGGCCAGGCCCAGATCGGCCATGTCCACCGAACCCAGCGCCAGGCGAATGGCGTGAGGCACCGGCCCAGCGCCGACAAAGGGCTCGGCGGTGGACACCGATATCTGCTCGCGCAACAGGGCCATGGCCACCTGATCGGCCCGCACTTCCTCGG encodes the following:
- a CDS encoding alpha-ketoglutarate-dependent dioxygenase AlkB family protein; this translates as MNPPEIDFFPGFIADPQRLFDHLKNGVQWDERMRARKTASFGAPYDYSQITYPAVPMPEALAQLCGPIEQRLGFRPNNCLLNFYPDGQSSMGFHSDANEQLVEGTGVVIVSLGHARAMVFRHKQSGATFDYTLASGSLLHMSDELQKHWLHAIPKAPDAGERISLSFRLLKTA
- a CDS encoding alpha/beta fold hydrolase, whose amino-acid sequence is MQLLPWSYACPEGFTLRGLRSVPSGKPLLHFLHGNGFCSMAYRPLLALLAESFDLWLSDVQGHGDSDHGGPFRGWNRTAQLAAEAFEAGRGAYADVPCYAVGHSFGGVLTSLILAERPQLFRKAVLLDPVIFSPSMISSLRLLSALGLNRRHSLARKAAARRQHWPDRAAARASLVNRGIFKGWSEDALNAYVEYALKDDGQGVALKCAPEREVDIFSSFPRHLWRSLRQVQTPSLVIHGRDSYPYVARSVKRWAALNRHLSTQVIEGQHCFMQVDPAASARAILGFVHPEGR
- a CDS encoding methyl-accepting chemotaxis protein, which encodes MQASLRGTLQRIADSSNQLASAAEELHAVTEHSSQTLHQQSNEVEQAATAVNEMTAAVEEVARNAVSTSQASQETDRTAHHGREQVQHTVDSIGQLATDVTQTCEQVEHLAADVRNIGQVLEVIRSIAEQTNLLALNAAIEAARAGDAGRGFAVVADEVRALAHRTQQSTQEIESMINTIEEGTEGAVSAMRNSNERAHLTLEAARASGLALDQITQAITMINERNLVIASASEEQAQVAREVDRNLVNIRDLSTQTSAGANQSNAASQELSRLAVDLNALVNQFKL